From Granulicella cerasi, a single genomic window includes:
- a CDS encoding winged helix-turn-helix domain-containing protein, producing the protein MEDWSEGSLDVKKTSRIVTFSIYSLDLESLEFRRKGNKFPLQEQSARVLAILLTPPGRLVTREQLRQQLWSDVAFFDYEHAINKAISQIRKALGDDSRSSRFIETVPRHGYRFCAEVRTEPAVAVTTLTFQVASEPAKADLSGIATPASSVGPAGVLGETVPDQARPERGDDKPPSLVQTRNIPSNYWKYTSLGTILCILVLTTAFYVRHRWYHEVTASVTNPVRVAMVPFETNNDDAKAVAENLRYDLSDSLGQVPGLEVRAAHSFTSAPRDNASMMALASTADLDAILLGRLEVHGQECLLHVEVVRANDNSHIAALSFAGDIRQLHTLRDRVQYAVYTTLGGKPGALLRVQRRTANPEAYEAYLDGRHYLQARTDNSLNRAMALFQRAAELDPKFAGSFAGMANVYLIFADRGEIPNGFDMAKHLANKALSLDQSSAQAHAILGCVSQSQDWDSVTAERELRLAVDLDSGEAGYHIWLATLLSIEGKASESLQQIKLAERDDPFWPPVYQAAAFVAANAGKNALMLTAARKMVELTPQWPIAADQQAWALWYAKRYSEAIAEWQRMAHLANDPDRIALEKAGQQAFAKSGSTAYSKVRLAGLNTKSGHNYHDKTMEQAEWDMYAQEPDRAMDVLSSMVGRHDPASITMAVDPAFTPLHSDPRFVGLLQHVGLPVVAVNAQTER; encoded by the coding sequence ATGGAGGACTGGAGCGAGGGGTCCCTCGACGTCAAGAAAACGAGCCGAATCGTCACCTTCTCTATTTACTCGCTGGATCTCGAGTCTCTGGAGTTCAGGCGTAAAGGCAACAAATTCCCGCTGCAAGAGCAGAGTGCTCGTGTCCTGGCCATCTTGCTCACTCCACCGGGACGCCTCGTCACGCGTGAGCAGCTTCGGCAGCAGCTATGGTCTGATGTCGCATTTTTCGACTACGAGCACGCCATCAATAAAGCTATTTCCCAAATCCGCAAGGCTCTGGGAGACGACTCACGTTCCAGTAGATTCATCGAAACCGTTCCAAGACATGGGTACCGATTTTGTGCCGAGGTACGCACGGAACCGGCTGTGGCAGTGACGACTCTGACCTTCCAGGTAGCTTCGGAGCCCGCTAAGGCCGACCTGTCAGGCATCGCCACTCCGGCGTCTTCGGTAGGCCCGGCAGGTGTCTTGGGTGAGACCGTGCCAGACCAGGCCCGTCCCGAACGCGGCGACGATAAGCCGCCTTCGCTCGTCCAGACCAGGAACATACCGTCAAACTATTGGAAGTATACTTCGCTGGGAACGATCCTCTGCATTCTTGTGCTGACAACAGCATTCTATGTGCGGCATCGCTGGTATCACGAGGTGACCGCGAGCGTCACGAACCCGGTCCGTGTTGCCATGGTGCCGTTCGAAACCAACAATGATGACGCCAAGGCTGTGGCAGAGAACCTGCGCTATGACCTTTCCGATTCCCTTGGTCAAGTTCCCGGACTCGAGGTACGCGCTGCGCACAGCTTCACCAGCGCCCCGCGAGACAATGCCAGCATGATGGCTCTCGCTTCCACCGCGGACCTGGACGCGATCCTTCTGGGAAGGCTGGAAGTGCATGGGCAGGAGTGCCTTCTTCACGTGGAGGTCGTCCGCGCGAATGACAATAGCCACATTGCCGCCCTGAGCTTCGCCGGCGATATACGGCAGCTTCATACGCTTCGTGACCGAGTTCAATATGCGGTGTACACAACACTCGGGGGAAAACCGGGGGCCCTTCTGCGGGTTCAACGGCGTACCGCTAACCCTGAAGCGTACGAAGCATATCTGGATGGGCGGCATTATCTACAGGCGCGCACGGACAATTCGCTGAACCGCGCCATGGCACTCTTTCAGCGCGCCGCCGAACTCGACCCGAAGTTTGCCGGCTCCTTCGCCGGTATGGCAAACGTCTACCTGATCTTCGCGGACCGAGGAGAGATACCCAACGGTTTTGATATGGCGAAGCATCTGGCGAATAAAGCTCTCAGCCTCGACCAAAGCTCAGCGCAAGCGCATGCGATCCTCGGCTGCGTTTCGCAATCGCAAGACTGGGACAGCGTCACCGCAGAGCGTGAATTGCGGCTTGCGGTAGACCTCGATTCCGGTGAAGCGGGGTATCACATCTGGCTGGCGACGCTGCTTTCGATTGAGGGCAAAGCCAGCGAAAGCTTGCAACAAATCAAGCTCGCGGAACGCGACGACCCATTCTGGCCACCCGTATATCAGGCAGCCGCCTTTGTCGCGGCCAATGCCGGGAAGAATGCGTTGATGCTCACGGCAGCGCGAAAAATGGTGGAGCTGACCCCGCAATGGCCTATTGCAGCGGACCAACAGGCATGGGCTTTGTGGTATGCAAAACGCTATTCGGAAGCCATCGCGGAATGGCAAAGGATGGCGCATCTTGCCAACGACCCTGATCGCATCGCCTTAGAAAAGGCCGGGCAGCAGGCATTTGCGAAGAGTGGTTCCACGGCCTACTCGAAAGTGCGCCTCGCAGGCTTGAACACCAAATCGGGTCACAACTATCACGATAAGACAATGGAACAGGCAGAGTGGGATATGTACGCTCAAGAACCCGATCGAGCCATGGATGTACTCTCCTCCATGGTGGGCCGGCACGACCCTGCCTCCATCACAATGGCAGTCGATCCGGCGTTTACCCCATTGCATTCCGACCCTCGCTTTGTTGGCCTATTACAACACGTTGGATTGCCCGTCGTTGCTGTCAATGCCCAAACGGAGCGCTAG
- a CDS encoding DUF6908 domain-containing protein yields MKTVLELIRKAGGWHPGLYFKITNESYMALVIEPPTSPALADLRPSL; encoded by the coding sequence ATGAAGACCGTTCTGGAGCTTATCAGGAAGGCCGGGGGATGGCATCCCGGCCTGTACTTTAAGATAACGAACGAATCGTACATGGCCCTTGTCATCGAGCCCCCGACGAGTCCGGCCCTTGCGGACCTCCGACCGTCTCTGTAG
- a CDS encoding SDR family NAD(P)-dependent oxidoreductase, with protein sequence MKDGGRIVNISTTRTRLSSRGGAAYASMRGAIDVLSQHVATELGQRRITVNVIAPGVVATDISGGIVRNNPE encoded by the coding sequence ATGAAAGATGGCGGCCGGATTGTCAATATTTCGACCACCCGCACTCGCCTTTCGAGTCGTGGTGGAGCAGCATATGCCTCGATGAGGGGAGCCATTGACGTGCTTTCACAACACGTGGCGACGGAGCTTGGCCAGCGCCGCATTACGGTCAATGTCATCGCGCCGGGTGTGGTTGCAACGGACATCAGCGGGGGCATCGTGCGCAACAATCCCGAGTGA
- a CDS encoding YciE/YciF ferroxidase family protein — MSIETMQELLIDELKDLYSAEKQIVRVLPKLAKAASTPELQETILNHLEETKGQVARLEQIGELLGKKMTGKTCVGMKGVLEEGSEVLEDTEKGLVRDAALISASQRVEHYEMAGYGSAREFAKILGLGDVASLLDATLAEEKNADKKLSIVSKQVNAAAKRAS, encoded by the coding sequence ATGAGCATTGAAACCATGCAGGAGCTTCTGATTGATGAATTGAAAGACCTATATTCGGCAGAGAAGCAGATCGTTCGAGTGCTACCAAAGCTCGCCAAAGCAGCATCTACGCCAGAACTGCAGGAAACGATCCTGAATCATCTGGAAGAGACCAAGGGACAAGTCGCTCGGCTCGAACAGATTGGCGAGCTCCTAGGCAAGAAGATGACTGGCAAGACTTGCGTCGGAATGAAAGGTGTCTTGGAGGAAGGCTCGGAGGTCCTTGAAGATACCGAAAAGGGTCTGGTTCGTGATGCCGCACTGATCTCGGCATCCCAACGCGTCGAACACTATGAAATGGCCGGGTACGGATCTGCCCGTGAGTTCGCCAAGATCCTTGGACTCGGTGACGTCGCATCCCTTCTCGATGCAACGCTTGCTGAGGAGAAGAATGCGGATAAAAAGCTGAGCATCGTTTCTAAGCAAGTAAACGCTGCAGCAAAACGAGCTAGCTAG
- a CDS encoding Ig-like domain repeat protein, producing MRPEILLKLIPDRKDRKPDEKDWCPPLDRRAALRIFGAGALITVAGCGDGTNTTASGATKTSTATSLGVSSTSVTIGTSVTLTAMVAPSAATGSVTFYNGSTSLGSVTISSGVAALTTSFSSAQTVSLTAVYTGDSNYSTSTSSAVTLTIIAATVGTIATIIALSTSTTQTTVGTSVTLTARVTSTAATGTVTFYNGTTSIGTGTLSSGNATITTSFSSAGTESITAVYAGDTTYAGSTSSAVSIAVTTTTTSSCSTTTIPAVTEGPYWVTDSASGYNRSTITSDIAGTNTQSGVPLALTLYVYDAKNSCAAMQNVQIDIWHCNAAGVYSGIKSSTNGNGADYTSQSWLRGYQLTDSTGKVTFNSVLPGWYTGRTTHIHIRFRSTYDSSSDGSTNTAQLFFDQTFVDTLDTTVSPYSSEGKNSVTNAGDSIYTSEGGTTLLSLSGSASAGYAASFSIYLPLK from the coding sequence ATGCGGCCTGAAATATTGCTGAAGTTGATACCAGATAGGAAGGATAGAAAGCCTGACGAGAAGGATTGGTGCCCACCGCTGGATCGACGCGCAGCACTTCGCATTTTTGGCGCTGGAGCGCTGATAACAGTGGCCGGATGCGGCGACGGGACGAATACGACTGCAAGCGGCGCAACCAAGACTTCCACGGCGACATCACTCGGTGTTTCATCCACGTCCGTAACTATTGGCACCTCCGTCACGCTGACTGCGATGGTCGCTCCATCCGCTGCAACGGGCTCCGTCACCTTCTATAACGGCTCTACGTCACTGGGCAGCGTGACGATCTCGTCGGGCGTCGCCGCGCTCACAACCAGCTTCAGCAGTGCGCAGACGGTTTCGTTGACAGCCGTATACACAGGCGACAGCAACTATTCAACCAGCACGTCGTCAGCCGTAACTTTGACTATTATCGCAGCCACAGTAGGAACAATAGCAACGATCATCGCTCTCAGCACCTCAACGACTCAAACGACAGTTGGTACCTCGGTTACCTTGACAGCGCGAGTCACTTCCACCGCAGCGACGGGCACGGTCACTTTCTACAACGGCACGACTTCCATCGGTACGGGAACGCTCAGTTCCGGTAATGCGACGATCACAACCAGCTTCAGCTCAGCAGGTACAGAGTCAATTACGGCGGTTTACGCCGGCGATACCACGTACGCGGGAAGCACCTCCAGCGCTGTGTCAATCGCCGTCACGACGACCACAACGTCTTCTTGCAGCACCACCACCATCCCCGCCGTGACCGAAGGACCGTACTGGGTGACGGACAGTGCGTCTGGCTATAACCGTTCCACGATAACCTCCGACATCGCAGGAACGAACACGCAGTCGGGTGTTCCGCTCGCGCTTACGCTTTACGTGTACGACGCTAAGAACAGCTGCGCTGCCATGCAGAATGTACAGATTGACATCTGGCATTGCAACGCAGCAGGCGTCTATTCGGGTATCAAGAGCTCGACAAATGGCAATGGCGCCGACTACACGAGCCAGAGTTGGCTTCGGGGGTACCAATTGACCGATTCCACGGGGAAGGTGACTTTCAACAGCGTCTTGCCTGGCTGGTACACAGGTCGCACTACACACATTCACATCCGCTTCCGTTCAACCTATGATTCCTCATCGGACGGAAGCACGAATACGGCGCAGCTCTTTTTCGATCAGACATTCGTAGATACCCTCGATACTACTGTTTCGCCATATTCAAGCGAAGGCAAGAACTCGGTGACGAACGCGGGTGACTCGATTTATACCTCTGAGGGCGGGACAACTCTCTTGAGTTTGAGTGGATCCGCAAGCGCGGGCTATGCAGCTTCTTTCAGCATCTACCTTCCGCTCAAGTAA
- a CDS encoding IS30 family transposase, which yields MRVGDWELDTIMGNQHKGALVSMVERGSKFVRLALVQEAKSDVVANVIEARLSKVIDEVLTLTRDNGAEFARHKAFGTALHAETFFAKPYHAWERALNEHTNRLVRDYSPKSTDFTTISDDEVLRVEELLNNRPRAVLAFRTPLEVFSNLSF from the coding sequence TTGCGTGTCGGCGACTGGGAACTCGACACCATCATGGGCAACCAGCACAAAGGGGCGTTGGTCAGCATGGTGGAACGCGGATCGAAGTTCGTTCGTCTCGCTCTTGTTCAGGAGGCAAAATCCGATGTTGTGGCAAACGTCATCGAAGCACGCCTCTCCAAAGTCATCGACGAAGTTCTTACTCTGACCAGGGACAACGGAGCTGAGTTCGCGCGGCACAAAGCCTTCGGTACTGCTCTGCACGCAGAGACATTCTTCGCCAAGCCGTATCACGCTTGGGAGCGCGCGCTCAACGAGCACACCAACCGACTTGTCCGCGACTACTCCCCAAAGTCCACAGACTTCACCACAATCTCCGATGACGAAGTGCTCAGAGTGGAAGAGCTTCTGAACAACCGGCCACGTGCCGTGCTAGCCTTCAGAACACCGCTGGAAGTCTTTTCCAATCTCTCCTTCTAA
- a CDS encoding putative bifunctional diguanylate cyclase/phosphodiesterase — protein sequence MPEEDNRLAALGEYDVTADSMGVELNRIVDLVANLFEVPTVLISLVERERQIFPAKVGLNACETDRSVSFCAHALEQSDVLIVLDAALDPRFFDNPLVTDEPKIRFYAGAPLVSPLGFGLGSLCIIDTKPHNSFSESDQRNLKDLAALVLDRMELRRLNVARRASQLRFEQIAATSPDGIICTDEKGAISFWNHAAIRLFGYTAEEMNGRQIETILPYPLRHRRAEDCVKENENETPLDWIGKTVELKARRQDGSEFLTELSLSTWRDGEMISYGAIVRDITERRSNEDRLFRLAHLDSLTNLPNRMVFRNRMVQAAAASTPVSVIALDLDGFKHVNDTLGHSAGDELLRQVAQRLLTCVRPIDTVARMGGDEFALLLPEVEGAASAVADAAILALTEPFFLEGEQVHVGASAGVASWPLNSASVHELLSNADLALYLAKSEGKHCRRIYTPSLRQAALNRRAYEAELRRALDKEEFEVFYQPQIRLADGALVGAEALLRWRHPEQGLLLPGAFMPALESGLLAAQVGDWILQEACAQTALWRKNAAPDFRIGVNLFGAQFRTGDLAEKVRAVLAKEGLAPTALELEITENIILRHDDVMLAPLRELHKEGVGITFDDYGTGYASLSMLKRYPLTRLKIDRSFIQGICTSAEDAAIVRAILHLGRSFGLAVIAEGVETEEQCARLRKKGCEEVQGFFFGKPLAASEFEEHFITKRAISSFAPQVWPVFSD from the coding sequence TTGCCCGAAGAAGATAACCGACTGGCAGCTCTCGGCGAGTACGATGTCACCGCTGACAGCATGGGAGTCGAACTCAACAGAATCGTCGATCTGGTGGCGAATCTCTTCGAGGTGCCGACGGTCCTTATCTCGCTGGTGGAGCGCGAACGCCAGATTTTTCCCGCCAAGGTGGGCCTCAATGCGTGCGAAACCGATCGCAGCGTATCCTTCTGCGCGCATGCGCTCGAGCAAAGTGATGTTCTGATCGTTCTGGATGCTGCGCTGGATCCGCGTTTTTTCGACAATCCCCTCGTCACGGATGAACCGAAGATTCGTTTCTATGCCGGTGCTCCGCTGGTTTCGCCATTGGGCTTCGGGCTCGGATCGCTGTGCATCATCGATACCAAACCACATAATAGTTTCAGTGAAAGCGATCAGCGCAATCTCAAAGATCTTGCGGCCTTAGTGCTCGACAGAATGGAGCTTCGCCGCCTCAACGTAGCTCGACGCGCAAGCCAACTGCGCTTTGAACAGATTGCCGCCACCTCACCCGACGGGATCATTTGCACTGACGAAAAAGGAGCCATCTCATTCTGGAACCATGCCGCGATCCGTCTCTTCGGCTACACGGCAGAAGAGATGAATGGACGGCAGATAGAAACCATATTGCCGTATCCCTTGCGGCATCGTCGCGCCGAAGACTGCGTCAAAGAAAACGAGAACGAAACACCGCTTGATTGGATCGGTAAGACTGTGGAACTGAAAGCTCGCCGTCAGGATGGGTCTGAGTTTCTTACGGAACTCTCTCTCTCGACATGGCGTGACGGCGAGATGATCAGCTATGGGGCGATTGTCCGTGATATCACGGAACGACGCTCCAACGAAGACCGACTCTTTCGTCTAGCTCATTTGGATTCCCTCACCAACCTCCCAAACCGCATGGTTTTTAGGAACCGCATGGTGCAGGCGGCAGCGGCTTCGACGCCAGTGTCAGTCATTGCTCTTGACCTTGACGGCTTCAAGCATGTGAACGATACGCTGGGACACTCCGCCGGGGATGAGTTGCTTCGGCAAGTTGCACAACGTCTACTCACTTGTGTTCGCCCAATCGACACGGTGGCCCGTATGGGAGGAGACGAGTTCGCTCTGCTTCTTCCGGAAGTTGAAGGGGCCGCCTCTGCTGTGGCAGACGCAGCAATTCTTGCACTCACAGAACCATTTTTTCTTGAGGGAGAACAAGTTCATGTCGGTGCCAGCGCCGGCGTTGCCTCGTGGCCGCTGAACAGCGCCAGCGTTCACGAACTGCTCTCCAATGCCGACCTCGCTCTCTATCTTGCAAAATCCGAAGGAAAGCATTGCCGCCGTATTTACACTCCATCGCTGCGGCAAGCAGCCCTGAATCGTCGGGCGTATGAAGCAGAGTTGCGGAGAGCTTTAGACAAGGAAGAGTTTGAGGTCTTTTATCAGCCTCAGATACGTTTAGCCGATGGTGCGCTTGTTGGAGCGGAAGCATTGCTGCGATGGAGGCATCCTGAGCAGGGATTGCTTCTGCCGGGAGCGTTTATGCCTGCGCTGGAATCTGGCTTGCTCGCTGCCCAAGTAGGCGATTGGATACTGCAAGAGGCGTGTGCGCAGACAGCGCTGTGGCGTAAGAATGCTGCTCCTGATTTTCGAATAGGCGTCAATCTTTTTGGTGCTCAATTTCGAACGGGAGACCTTGCAGAGAAGGTTCGTGCTGTTCTAGCGAAGGAGGGACTTGCTCCCACCGCATTAGAACTGGAGATCACCGAGAACATCATCCTCCGCCACGACGATGTGATGTTAGCTCCGCTGCGCGAACTTCACAAAGAGGGGGTAGGTATCACCTTCGATGACTATGGCACCGGATACGCTTCCCTTAGTATGCTAAAGCGCTACCCACTCACACGTCTCAAAATTGACCGTAGTTTTATCCAGGGAATCTGTACCTCTGCCGAAGACGCCGCGATCGTACGCGCAATTCTGCATCTAGGGCGCAGCTTTGGTCTGGCGGTGATTGCAGAGGGCGTAGAGACCGAAGAACAGTGTGCTCGGTTACGCAAGAAAGGCTGTGAAGAGGTACAAGGCTTTTTCTTTGGTAAACCTCTCGCCGCCTCAGAGTTCGAAGAGCACTTCATCACGAAGCGAGCAATCTCTAGTTTTGCCCCTCAGGTTTGGCCGGTTTTTTCTGACTAG